One Clupea harengus chromosome 11, Ch_v2.0.2, whole genome shotgun sequence DNA window includes the following coding sequences:
- the dtnbp1a gene encoding dysbindin-A isoform X2, which yields MSSPGASDGSKSTSWELDTEHAQKVLEMEHAQQSKLKERQKFFEEAFQQDMEQYLSTGYLQIADRREPLGSMSSMEVNVDMLEQMDLTDVSDHEALDVFLNSGGEDNSASSAVSGPAQDSLSTGAEISLKVPTRAELGHCLPPDSPSASTRSESASQETEGPDDEDEDEDEASLGDLPVVASDEEDVHPDTVLAGLPEEPRISDDSGSLTP from the exons gGGAGCTGGACACGGAGCATGCTCAGAAGGTGCTGGAGATGGAGCATGCCCAGCAGTCGAAGCTGAAGGAGCGGCAGAAGTTCTTTGAAGAGGCATTCCAGCAGGACATGGAGCAGTACCTTTCCACAGGCTACCTCCAGATTGCCGATCGGAGAG AGCCATTAGGAAGCATGTCCTCCATGGAGGTGAACGTGGACATGCTGGAGCAAATGGACCTGACTGACGTCTCTGACCACGAGGCCCTGGACGTCTTCCTGAACTCGGGAGGGGAGGACAACAGCGCCTCCTCGGCGGTCTCAG GTCCGGCTCAGGACTCCTTGTCCACTGGCGCTGAGATCTCCCTGAAGGTTCCCACTCGGGCTGAGCTGGGCCACTGCCTTCCCCCCGACTCCCCCTCCGCCTCCACCCGCAGCGAATCGGCCAGCCAGGAGACGGAGGGCCCCGACGACGAAGACGAGGACGAAGATGAGGCCAGCCTGGGGGACTTGCCCGTGGTGGCGTCCGACGAGGAGGACGTGCATCCAGACACCGTGCTGGCCGGCCTCCCTGAGGAGCCGCGGATCTCGGACGACAGCGGCTCGCTGACTCCGTGA